In Providencia alcalifaciens, the sequence CCGAAGTGTAGGTGGCGAGATTATCGCATCCCATGAATTCAATATTACTAAATCTGGGCATATCAAGCTGACTTCAACGGGAGCGTTGCAAGAGATTTTTATAGACAGTAATGGCAATCCAACCTTAGGATTAGGCTCTCAATTTTGCAGAGTCGGTATCGTATTAAATCAAAATGGGATTATCTGCCAAGTTGTCGACCATGAAACAAAGGGTGAGATATTCGCCAATATTATGTTGAGTTTAAAAGTTAATAACACATTGATTCCGTTTGTACCTGCGGCTCACACCATTTTAATTGGCCCCGATGATGGAGGTAATAGCTGGTATTATTACAATACAACTTACCCTGCGAGTTATTACTTTAAAAGCAACAATAGGAATGTATCGATATTTTTATCTAATACATTTTTGAAGCAACTTGTGTCGTCTAATGTTGATTTTAAAAATAGCCAAGAGTTTTTTACGTTTTCATTTACCAACTCAGCGGTACCTCAATCTGGTTATTATGAGTTCACACCGTCCAATACGATTATTCTTAAACCGCGGGATTATGGGATCAGTATTATTCCTTCCGACTTTAACCCGAACCAATCGAAAACGGGGAAAGTGGGAAATGAAGAGCCGCCAATAGAATTTAATTATATTGTGACGACCAGTGGACCAAGGCAGGCAGACTCTATCACCGCTAAAGTGGAAGGCCCAAGTACCACACTAAAAGGACAATCGTACTGTTTATTTAGCTCAGATGATGACAAATTCAAAGTGCCATTTTCAGCGTATTTATCGTTTAAAAATTACACGGGAAGCTTAGAGTCCTATCGAGCCAGTTGTGATAGTAATGAAATCTCCCTCAAAAATGCACTATGGGAAGAGACACCGTGGGCAAAACCGAATGAAGATTTAGGTTCATTTTATCGCACGAATTTAGATTTATCATTTCCAATGAATGAAGCGAACTCATTCTTTACGCTAGATGGGATTGATTGGTTAGGGACAGTTTCAGCAAGCGGTAATGTGACGGTAAAAGCCATCTGGACAGGCCCCGATATCCATTAAATATGGTCCATTTTTTAGGCGACTTATTCAATCTTAAGTCGCTTTTTTCTTCAGCACTAACAGGCTAAACATGAAATTAAATTCTTTGCTGAAATTCTTACTTCTTTTTATGATTATTTCCTTCAATCATAGTGCTAACGCGCTATACATTAGCTCGGATATCTCTTCGATGGATTCCGACAAAGAATTTTTTTCTAAGCCCTATATTAATGATACGAAAAAGACCAATTTATACAGTTTTAGTGCGTATCAAATTGATAAACCGGGCAGTCATGAGCAAGGGCGAGCTATTCATAATGGGGAAATTATCTTTACTCCGCTGAAGAAAATTTTATTACCGGGTGAGCAGGAATTCTTTAAAATTTTTTATCGCGGAACCGCGGACAACCAAGAGCGCTATTACAAAATCATCATTAGTGAAACGACACTTGAAATGCAAAATGATAATGAGCAACGTAAACAGCCGCTGTTTTACCCAACGGTCAGTTTAGAAACTTACTTTGTCGTGAGACCCAAGCAGCCTGATTTTAAATATATGCTCGACCAAAATGCAGGCATCTTGAAAAATACAGGGAATACCTACTTTAGAGTGTTGCTGCATAACAATTGTGATGCAGAGGATGATACCGAGCCTTACGTCCTTTACCTATTACCTAACCAAACGTATCAAGATGCGCGTTTAACCAAGAAAAGCCGCAAGTACATTGTGATTTTTGATAAATATTACGCCGTGGGTAATTGCGAGTAATTGTATTTTACTTCTGGGAGCGGAGGTTTTTTAGGTATTTAATATTGATAATGAATATCATTTATAAATAACTTATTTTCACATGAAAACTATCAGCTAAATACAATAATAATCATTTAGGAGTTGATAAAACCTTATCGTATTATTTTTTATAATCATTTGAAATGAAGGTTTTATATATTATAAATGTTTTTTTATGTGTTTTACTATATAACGAATTTCCAGAATTAACCGCGAGTTAAGCGGTAAAAAATAGTTCATTATGTTGATTATCAATGTGTTTATTGATGTAAGACAATCTCTCAAATTCCCCGATTGATATTATTAACTCAATCAAAAATTCTAATTACCTCTAATTATGTGACTGGCAGTTTTATCGCTAATAGCACACTAACTACATTTTTTATTCCATTATTTTAGCGAAAAAGTTCAGCGAAAAAACTTCTTATTATTTTAAGCAATTGCAATTTAAGTGAGCGAGTTATATATGGCCAATATAAAAGAGAAAGCTGCTGTTTTTGCTCCTCTTAGCCGTCGCGGCTTTGTGAAAGCGGGCGCCGTGACAGGTTTAGCCGCTGCTGCGGGAGGATTTTCTCTTCCGTTTAGCGCTTCAGCGGAAACAGAGCAAAAAACATCGACACCATCAGGAAATGAAAAAGTTGTTTGGAGTGCGTGTACAGTTAACTGCGGAAGCCGTTGCCCTCTGCGCATGCATGTCGTAGATGGCGAAATCAAATACGTTGAAACCGATAATACAGGTAATGACGTGTATGAAGAGTTGCACCAAGTGCGTGCATGCTTACGTGGTCGCTCTATGCGCCGCCGCGTCTATAACCCAGACCGTCTGCGCTACCCAATGATGCGCGTAGGCAAACGCGGTGAAGGTAAATTTAAGCGTATTAGTTGGGAAGAAGCCTTCGACGCTATTGCTGACAACATGAAGCGCTTAATTAAAGATTATGGTAATGAGTCTATTTACCTAAACTACGGTACAGGTACCCTTGGCGGTACCATGACAAAATCATGGCCACCGGGCGCGACTTTAATTGCTCGTCTCATGAACTGCTGTGGTGGTTATTTAAATCATTATGGCGATTACAGTACCGCACAAATTGCGGCAGGTCTGAATTACACCTTTGGTGGCTGGGCGGACGGTAACAGTCCATCAGACATCGAAAACTCTAAATTAGTCGTGATGTTTGGTAATAACCCGGGCGAAACGCGTATGAGCGGCGGCGGGGTGACTTACTATGTTGAACAAGCACGCGAAAAATCTAACGCAAAAATGATCATCATCGACCCTCGCTACACCGATACGGGTGCAGGGCGTGAAGATGAATGGATCCCAATTCGTCCGGGTACTGATGCGGCGCTCGTTAACGCTATCGCGTATGTGATGATCAAAGAAGACTTAGTGGATAAGCCATTCTTAGATAAATATTGCGTGGGCTACGATGAAACCACCATGCCAGCTGGCGCGCCAAAAAATGCGCACTACAAAGCTTATATCCTGGGTGATGGCCCTGACGGTCAAGCGAAAACGCCAGAATGGGCAGCATCCATCACAGGTATTCCGGCAGATCGCATTGTGAAATTAGCCCGTGAAATTGGTACTGCAAAACCGGCTTATATTGTGCAAGGTTGGGGTCCTCAGCGTCGTTCAAATGGTGAATTGACGTCTCGCGCTATCTCAATGCTGGCGATTTTAACCGGTAACATTGGTATTCATGGCGGTAACACGGGTGCTCGTGAAGGCTCTTACAGCATTCCATTCGTGCGTATGCCGACCTTAACTAACCCGGTGCAAACCAGCATTTCCATGTTTATGTGGACAGACGCCATCCTGCGTGGTCCTGAAATGACCGCTACCCGTGATGGTGTCCGTGGTAAAGACAAATTGGATGTACCAATTAAAATGGTATGGAACTACGCAGGTAATTGTTTAGTTAACCAACATTCAGAAATCAACCGTACCCACGATATCCTGCAAGACGAATCGAAGTGCGAAATGATTGTGGTGATTGATAACCACATGACCGCCTCTGCAAAATATGCCGATATTTTACTGCCAGACTGCACTGCGTCTGAGCAAATGGATTTCTGTATGGATGCTTCTGCGGGGAATATGTCCTACGTTATTTTTGCTGACCAAGCTATCAAACCGCGTTTTGAAAGCCGCAATATCTATGAAATGACCAGCGAAATTGCCAAACGTATGGGTGTCGGTGAACAGTTCACGGAAAATCGTACCCAAGAAGAGTGGTTGCGCCATTTATACGAACAATCTCGCGCTGCATTACCTGAGTTGCCAACGTTCGAAGAGTTCCGTGAGCAAGGTATCTTCAAAAAACGTGATCCTAAAGGTCACCATGTGGCTTACCAAAGCTTCCGTGAAGACCCAATTGCAAACCCATTAACCACGCCATCAGGCAAAATCGAGATCTATTCCGAGCAATTAGCGGAGCTGCAAAATTCATGGGAGCTGGAAGAGGGGGATGTTATCCATCCACTGCCAGTCTATTCCGTTGGGTTTGAGCAGTACGGCGATCCATTAATGGCGAAATTCCCATTACAGTTGACGGGCTTCCACTATAAATCACGTACCCACTCAACCTATGGCAACGTGGATGTACTGAAAGCGGCTTGTCCTCAAGAGTTATGGATCAACCCACAAGATGCGGCGAAACGTTCCCTGAAACAGGGGGATTTAGTCCGTGTATACAATGACCGAGGCGAAGTGCGTGTCAAAGTCAAAGTCACCCCGCGTATTTTACCGGGTGTGGTTGGTTTGGGTGAGGGTGCATGGTATGACCCTGATGGTAACCGCGTTGATCATGCGGGCAGCATTAACGTGCTGACTACGCAGCGTCCATCGCCACTGGCGAAAGGGAACCCATCACACTCTAATCTTGTTGAAGTTGTGAAAGCTTAAGGATGCCAGATATGTCAACGCAATATGGTTTTTATATCGATTCAAGTCGTTGCACTGGCTGCAAAACCTGTGAGTTAGCCTGCAAAGACTTTAAAAATTTATCTCCAGAAGTGAATTTCCGCCGTATTTATGAATACGCAGGGGGGGATTGGACTGAGCAAGATGGCGTTTATGGACAGAATGTTTTCGCCTATTACCTGTCGATTTCGTGTAACCACTGTGATGACCCAGCGTGTGCCAAAGTGTGCCCAAGCGGTGCGATGCACAAACGCGAAGATGGGTTTGTGGTGGTGGATGAAGAAGTCTGTATTGGTTGCCGCTATTGCAGCATGGCATGCCCTTACGGTGCGCCTCAGTTTGACCAAGAAAAAGGCCATATGACCAAGTGTGATGGTTGCTATGAGCGTGTTGCAGAAGGCAAAAAACCAATCTGTGTGGAATCTTGCCCATTACGGGCATTGGATATGGCACCGATTGAAGAGCTACGCGCCAAATATGGGGATTTAGCGGAAATCGCACCGTTACCATCGGCTGAGTATACTCATCCAAATATCGTCTTAAAATTGAATGCCAATAGCAAACCTGTCGGTGATACCACGGGTCATCTGGCTAACCCGGAGGAAGTTTAATATGGGCGCGGGAATTCATGAATGGCCATTGATGTTTTTCACCGTTATTGGTCAAAGTGTTGCAGGTGCATTTATTGTGATGGCAGCGGTTTTGTTAAGTGGAAAATTATCCCCTGAACTTAACCGTAAAGTGCATTACAGCATGTTCGGCCTGTGGGTGTTAATGGGGATTGGTTTCTTACTATCCACGATGCACATGGGGACACCACTGCGTGCATTTAATGCCTTCAATCGCCTAGGGGCTTCTTCACTGAGTAATGAAATTGCTAGTGGTGCAATCTTCTTTGCCTTTGGGGGCTTGTATTGGTTGTTGGCAGTGTTAAATAAAATGCCTGCTGCACTAGGTAAATTATGGTTAGTGGTGGTGGCTGTTCTTGCGGCTATCTTTGTGGTGGCAACTTCCCGTGTGTACCAAATCCCAACGGTACCAACATGGAATAACAGCTACACCATGATCAACTTTGTGCTAACGGCATTCTTAGGTGGGCCTATCTTAGCCGCGTTGCTATTGCGTGTGGCTGGGTTTGACCTGCAATGTATTCGTCGTCTCCCTGCATTGAGTGCGATAGCATTATTAGTGAGCGCAGCCGCCGCTATCTCTCAAGGATTTGACTTGGCGAGTATTGAAACCGCGGTACAAAAAGCAACGGATTTAGTGCCTGACTACGGTTTCTTAATGGATATTAAGATTGTCGCCGTTGCGATGGGTCTGGGCTGCTGGATCATGCCGTTAATCGCGAAACGTAATCCATCCGTCATCAACTTGGGTATTGGTACCCTGTTAGTGCTGGCGGGCGAGATAGTTGGACGCGGTGTGTTCTATGGTCTGCACATGACCGTGGGCATGGCAGTTAACTAATCATCACTACAAAGGCTTAGCAGATGGTTGCTAAGCCTGAGGTTGATAACAAAGAGGGATAAAAGCGTGGTTTTTCCCTCTTTGTGTTATCAGGCGAAAATCAATAAATTGATTTTCCTCGTTAATTTTACAACCCAAACGAGCCATTTCCAAACCTGATGGTTTTGTCAATGGTCTGAGGCTTAGCAACCTTTTGCTAAGCCTTTCGTTCCCAAGAATTTTTATCAATAATAAACAAAACAACACATAACACATGAACAGTGGATTACACACCATGAACGAACTCGCTTTAAATGATGTTTCTGTGACAGCTCGGATCCTTGGTGCGGCATTCTATTATTCCCCTGACCAAGTGCCTGAGATTATCGAATTATTGGTATCAGGTGAGTGGGTAGCAGATTGGCACTATGGCTCTGAAGAGCAAAAACAAGGGATTGCCGCAGAGATGGCGGCACTGCAACGTGATGATGAAACCCTAGATGAGGCCTATCAACGCCTCTTTATTGGCCCTTACGCACTCCCTTCTCCACCGTGGGGATCGGTCTGGCTCGATAAAGAAAATGTGCTGTTTGGCGAGTCTACCTTGCAACTTCGAAAGTGGATGCAAGCCAATCAAATTGATATTCATTTAACCCAAAACGAACCCGAAGACCATTTTGGTTTATTGATGATGATGGTGGCTTGGGTAGCGGAACATCAACCTGAAAATCTTTCTGAATTATTAGGCAAACATATTTTGCCATGGGGCCTGCTGTATTTAGGCAAAATGCAGGAAAAAGGCGATTCACCATTTTATGTGGGGCTGAGTAAGCTGGCGCATTTAACGCTGGTGGCTTGGCAGGATTCGATGAATATTGAAGCGGATAAAAAACTGATTTTTTATCGCTGATGAGTCGGTTGGCGATCTTGGGGATCGCCAATTTATCCTAAGGTTTGATTGGCTGTTTTTGTTGGATCCAAACGCGATAAGCAAAGGCACTGCCCACTAACCCTAAGTAAATAATCGGCTCAGGCGTTAAGGTTTTTAATGACAAAGCATAGTGGCAAAGTGCGAGTAATAGCGTTGGGTAAAGCAGCATGTGAATTCTTTTCCACCATATGCCTAAGCTTATTCGTATGCGGTTGAATGAACTCACCGCCATCAAAAATAAGCATAGCCAAGCAGTGGCACCAATCACTAAGTAGACCCGCGAAAAAACCTCTTCGAAAAAGAGTGCCCAATTATTGATGCCAATCTCCAGTAATAAATAGCTACTCAAATGCAGTACAGCCCAGAAAAAACACCATAATCCCAGTAATTTTCGTGTCTGAAACAGCGCGGTAAATCGCAATAATTTAGCGATAACCGGGATCAGTGCGATAACGACGAGTAAACGCAAAGCAGCTATTCCGGTAAAATGTTGGATGTCTTTAGCGGGATCAGCGCCAAATTGCTGGGTATCAATTAAAAAAATCAGCCATACCAAAGGAAGCAGAGCAATAAGATGAAAGCCTCCTTTGGTTAATCTCACTAATAACCTGTTTTCTTGAGGCATTAGAAGTATCTCCGCAAGTCCATCCCCTGATACAAGTTTGCGACTTGGTCACCATAACCATTAAACAGCAAAGTAGGTTGTCGGGTCACTTGACCTAAACCCCCGGCACCAATAAAACGCTCGGTGGCTTGTGACCAACGAGGATGATCAACTTGCGGATTCACATTGGCAAAAAAACCATACTCACTAGGCGCGGATAGGTTCCATGTAGTATCTGGCATCTGCTCGGTTAGGCGAATTTTGACGATAGACTTAATTCCTTTAAAGCCATATTTCCAAGGAACAACCAAGCGGATCGGAGCGCCATTTTGATTAGGTAATGTTTTTCCATATACGCCAGTGGCAAGTAAGGTTAGCGGGTTCATGGCTTCATCTAAACGCAGTCCTTCAACATAGGGATAAGATAACCCACCGCCGATATAACGGCTTTTTTGGCCCGGCATTTGTTCAGGAGCATAACGAGTTTCAAAGGCAACATATTTGGCTTTGCTGGTGGGCTCCACCAATGCCAATAATTTGGCTAATGGAAAACCAATCCAAGGAATAACCATCGACCAAGCCTCGACGCAGCGCATACGATAAATACGTTCCTCTAAGGGAAACTTGGTGTTGATATCATCTAAATTAAGGGTCAAAGGACGATTCACTTCGCCATCAATGGTGATTGTCCATTCGTCGGTAATGAGGGTATGCGCATTTTCAGCGGGGTCAGATTTTCCTAGCCCAAACTCATAAAAGTTATTATAGCCAGTCACTTTATCTTCAGGTGTCAGGGTTAACGATGACTGAAACTCCTCCGGCTGAATAAATGTCAGCGCTTTTCTTGGCGCTGAGGGTGTTGCTGGCGTATCGTCACTTAACCAAGAAAATAAGCCTGCATTTGCTGTCGCGGCAACGGTTAAACCTGCCGCCCCCACACCTAAGGCTTTGAGCAGTTGTCGGCGCTTCATAAAAAAAATGGATTCATCCGTGATTTGAGATCCAGGGATTTTAGGTAACTTTTTCATTGTGCGCTCCATAGCAAAAAGAAGAATGAAATCAGTTATACCGAATGCGTGATCAAAGTGGCTGACAGTAAGATGACAAATTTGTCATCTTACTTAATTGTAGGAAATTTTAGGGTAATGATGCTGGTGCCTGCATGGTGTTCAAAGCTAACCGAACCGCCATGCAGTTCAACAATGGCTTTGACAATCGCCAGACCTAATCCGGTTCCCTCTGTAGTTCTGGCATTATCTCCGCGCCAAAAACGAGTGAAAATTTCCTCACTATTTTGTAGCGGTTCTCCTTGGTTAGTGATGCAGATTTCTCGTTGCTGAGGATGCTCAATGATTTGGGTAACCACGCGAGTATTTGGGTGAGAGTATTTAATCGCATTAGCGATAACATTCATGAATACACGGCTCAGTAATACCGGGTCAGCATCAAGCATGAGGGTTGAAGGTTTACAATAAAGCGTAATCTGTTTCTCTTCTGCATAAGCAGAAAATAGCTCATAAACATCATTCACTAATCCTGAGACTGAGAGATTTTCTCGATTTAACGTAATATTTTTATTTTCAGCACGTGCAATAAATAACGTGCTTTGGATCATCTGTGCCAGCTTATCGAGCTCTTCAATATTACTAATGATGACGTCTTCATATTCGCTAGCACTGCGGGAGCGCTGGAGCGTAATTTCATTTTGCACTCGAATGGCATTAATGGGCGTTCTTAACTCATGAGCTAAGTCATCGGCGAACTGGGTTAGTTTAACAAAGTCATGTTTTAGCCGTTGGCGCATCGTATTCATTGATTCGCCCAGTTCTTTTAACTCTTGTGGAAGCTTCGCAATATCGATCGGATCATTCAGCGCATGTACGTCCGTTTTGATCGTGATCTGGCTCAGTGATTGAATATCGGAGAGCCCTTTTTTCAGCAACCATAAACTCAGTAACCCCATCAGCAGTATTGAGAGAGCAGATACAAGCACGCTTTGGGTTAAATATTGGGTTAATACCCCGCTGCGGTCGACGGAGACTTTACCGAGTACCACATGGAGCTGCCCTAATGGTGAGTTCATGGCGAAATAGACTGCGGAGATGGGGATATTTTGTGCGGTTTGCCAATGGTTGATGGCATGAATATTGAGTTGCCCAAGGTTCACTAACCGCAGTGGTTGGGTATCCAGAAGTTCGCTGTTAGTCGCGACGAGTATGTGCCCACTCGCATCAGAAATTTGGATCAAATCTTGGCGCATGTCCATCATGCTTTGGAAATACATCGGTAGCGTTTTGATATCGATGCCACCGGAAATTAACTTAGCAAGCTGCTCTGCACGGTTCACTAGCAAATTATTGTCTTGTTCAGACAGCTCATTCTTCAGCGAGTGATACAAAACCCATGTCACGATGCCAGCATTAGCGACCATCAGAATGATAAACAGGGAAATAAGTTTAAAGCGTAACGACTTTTTTTTCATTCTATTGGCCTATTTAAGCGGTATCCCATCCCTCGAATGGTTTCGATAAGCTTGACCTCAAACTCATCATCAATTTTTTTTCTCAATCGACGGATGGCGACATCGATGATATTGGTATCACTGTCAAAATCGATGCCCCAAACTTCACTGGCAATTAAGGTTCTTGGTAAAATTTCATCGCTATGCAGCACGAAAAACAGCAACAAAGAAAACTCTTGGCGGGTTAAGATAATTTTCTTTCCTCCGCGTTCAACATCATGGCGGGTCAGATCTATCTTTAAATCTGCAATAGTCATGGTTGTCGAGCTTGGTTGATTAACTTTGAGTTGGTTTTTAACACGCGCTAATAATTCAGAAAACGAAAATGGTTTTACAAGGTAGTCATTGGCACCGAGCTCTAAGCCTTTAATACGATCATCTACGGCATCCCGTGCAGTGAGGCAAATAACGGGAATGCTTTTCGCGGTGCGTAAGATTTTTAAAATATCCCAGCCACTCATACCGGGCAGCATGATATCGAGAATAACCAATTGATAATTGTTTTCTAAAGCAAAGTAGAGTCCATCGCGACCATCATTAGCCACATCCACTAGAAAACCCGCTTCTTCTAAGCCATTTTTAACCCAACCTTGGGTTTTAAGGTGATCTTCAATTAATAGTATTCTCATGGAAACCCAGCACTCGTGTTATTTGACTTAATTCATCTTAAAGAAACTTTTACTGTAAAGAAACAGTCTGGGGTTTAGCAATAAAAATGAGGTATATGAAGATATTTCAGGGGAGAAAAACACGGGGAACTCATTGATTGCAGGTTCAACAAGCCCCGTGTTGGGGTAAGCTTAGTTTTCGCTATGTGGCTGGTAGCCGTAACGAATTGTCTCGACATCGTCGAGTTGAATTTGGGTCACGGTTGGCTGCGTAGTGGCAATCACGCGACCATCGCGGATGGAATAGCGTACTGGCACTTGGCGGCGTACTGCATCAAAACCATTTTCGGCAGGCAGGATCAGCAGGCTTGCGCGTTTCCCTTCATCGATACCGTAATTTTGCAAATTCAAGGTTTTCGCGCTGTGCTCAGTGATAAGCTTCAGGCCATCATTAATCTGACCATAGCCCATCAATTGGCAAACATGCAGACCCATATGCAGCACTTGCAGCATATTCGCGGTACCCAGCGGATACCACGGGTCGAACACATCATCGTGACCGAAGCAGACGTTGATATTGGCGGCGAGCATTTCCTTCACGCGGGTGATCCCACGACGCTTTGGATAGGTATCGAAACGACCTTGTAAGTGAATATTCACTAACGGGTTGGCGACGAAGTTAATCCCTGACATTTTCAGCAGACGGAATAAACGTGAAGCATAAGCGCCGTTATAAGAATGCATTGCCGTTGTATGGCTGGCAGTAACGCGTGCGCCCATATTTTCACGATGAGCAAGGGCGGCAACGGTTTCGACAAAACGTGACTGTTCATCATCAATTTCATCACAGTGAACATCGATTAAACGGTCATACTTTTGTGCCAGCGCAAAGGTCTTATGAAGTGATTCCACACCATATTCACGGGTGAATTCAAAGTGCGGGATGGCCCCGACCACATCTGCCCCTAAACGTAGCGCTTCTTCTAATAGCTCTTCGCCGTTTGGGTAGGACATGATCCCCTCTTGTGGGAAAGCAACGATCTGCATATCCACCCAAGGCGCGACTTCTTTTTTCACTTCCAGCATGGCTTTCAGTGCCGTTAAAGTGGCATCGGAAACGTCAACGTGGGTACGAACATGTTGGATACCGTTAGCTATCTGCCACTTTAGTGTTTGCCAAGCGCGCTGTTTTACATCGTCATGGGTCAGCATCGCTTTGCGTTCTGCCCAGCGTTCAATCCCTTCAAACAGGGTGCCAGACTGGTTCCAATTTGGCTGCCCAGCGGTTTGGGTTGTATCCAAATGAATATGTGGCTCAACAAACGGAGGAATAGCTAAACCACCTTCACCATCAAGGCTGTTGGCTAATACTTCACCTGCGGGCTGCGGAACGATAGCTTTGATTTGTTGATTTTCAATATCGATTCGCCACAGACCTTCACGCTCAGGTAAACGGACATTGTGGATATGTTGAATATGTTGATTAAGCACGGGTCATCTCCGAATTAGTGGCGTGTATGCGATTCAATAGTGGATTCAAAATGGCGTAGCAGATAGCGCCGCCAAGCACGGCGTTAACAGGGACAATGCCTGGCAGCCAATGTCCTGCGGCAACACCCGCAGCCACGGCGATTAACGCACTGATATTCACATCACGCATTTTGCTCATGTCAAAAGTGGCATAGCGATGACGATACATTAAGTAATCCGCGATGATAATGCCACCAATCGGTGGAATGGCTGCGGATAAGAAGGTCAGCCAGCTAACAAAGTTGTTGTACAGCCACAGTGCGCAGAGTGTGCCCACTAAGCCGTTGATAATGGATAACGTCTTGCTGGATAAGCCCGTAATGTTGGCGAACCCTAAGCCGGAAGCGTACAGCGCGTTGTCGTTGGTTGTCCAAATGTTCAAACCAAGCACGATAATTGCTGGTAAGAGTAACCCTTGCGCTATCATCACGTCGGAGATATCCGCCATGCCTAATGAAGCTGCGCCCGCCGCACCGAAGATAAA encodes:
- a CDS encoding sulfite oxidase heme-binding subunit YedZ → MPQENRLLVRLTKGGFHLIALLPLVWLIFLIDTQQFGADPAKDIQHFTGIAALRLLVVIALIPVIAKLLRFTALFQTRKLLGLWCFFWAVLHLSSYLLLEIGINNWALFFEEVFSRVYLVIGATAWLCLFLMAVSSFNRIRISLGIWWKRIHMLLYPTLLLALCHYALSLKTLTPEPIIYLGLVGSAFAYRVWIQQKQPIKP
- a CDS encoding fimbrial protein, which codes for MKLNSLLKFLLLFMIISFNHSANALYISSDISSMDSDKEFFSKPYINDTKKTNLYSFSAYQIDKPGSHEQGRAIHNGEIIFTPLKKILLPGEQEFFKIFYRGTADNQERYYKIIISETTLEMQNDNEQRKQPLFYPTVSLETYFVVRPKQPDFKYMLDQNAGILKNTGNTYFRVLLHNNCDAEDDTEPYVLYLLPNQTYQDARLTKKSRKYIVIFDKYYAVGNCE
- a CDS encoding fimbrial protein — its product is MRKDNENLTMKRNRFLIFIIAPFILNFLLGSVTHAATVTNSYVFIENNVDDEYFITPRTTDPRFSGANKYTRYSKSLQLSLGYMGYVNTSIQANQFFDIWLENSQIDRPFTGNRCMRGYCNDDSGYWPAQYFRKDGAYKIVQSNINGESYYARGIFSDSAYQYFLKLPVGTVENYSYRSCMTKIDYDPSKGETCRSVGGEIIASHEFNITKSGHIKLTSTGALQEIFIDSNGNPTLGLGSQFCRVGIVLNQNGIICQVVDHETKGEIFANIMLSLKVNNTLIPFVPAAHTILIGPDDGGNSWYYYNTTYPASYYFKSNNRNVSIFLSNTFLKQLVSSNVDFKNSQEFFTFSFTNSAVPQSGYYEFTPSNTIILKPRDYGISIIPSDFNPNQSKTGKVGNEEPPIEFNYIVTTSGPRQADSITAKVEGPSTTLKGQSYCLFSSDDDKFKVPFSAYLSFKNYTGSLESYRASCDSNEISLKNALWEETPWAKPNEDLGSFYRTNLDLSFPMNEANSFFTLDGIDWLGTVSASGNVTVKAIWTGPDIH
- the dmsA gene encoding dimethylsulfoxide reductase subunit A — protein: MANIKEKAAVFAPLSRRGFVKAGAVTGLAAAAGGFSLPFSASAETEQKTSTPSGNEKVVWSACTVNCGSRCPLRMHVVDGEIKYVETDNTGNDVYEELHQVRACLRGRSMRRRVYNPDRLRYPMMRVGKRGEGKFKRISWEEAFDAIADNMKRLIKDYGNESIYLNYGTGTLGGTMTKSWPPGATLIARLMNCCGGYLNHYGDYSTAQIAAGLNYTFGGWADGNSPSDIENSKLVVMFGNNPGETRMSGGGVTYYVEQAREKSNAKMIIIDPRYTDTGAGREDEWIPIRPGTDAALVNAIAYVMIKEDLVDKPFLDKYCVGYDETTMPAGAPKNAHYKAYILGDGPDGQAKTPEWAASITGIPADRIVKLAREIGTAKPAYIVQGWGPQRRSNGELTSRAISMLAILTGNIGIHGGNTGAREGSYSIPFVRMPTLTNPVQTSISMFMWTDAILRGPEMTATRDGVRGKDKLDVPIKMVWNYAGNCLVNQHSEINRTHDILQDESKCEMIVVIDNHMTASAKYADILLPDCTASEQMDFCMDASAGNMSYVIFADQAIKPRFESRNIYEMTSEIAKRMGVGEQFTENRTQEEWLRHLYEQSRAALPELPTFEEFREQGIFKKRDPKGHHVAYQSFREDPIANPLTTPSGKIEIYSEQLAELQNSWELEEGDVIHPLPVYSVGFEQYGDPLMAKFPLQLTGFHYKSRTHSTYGNVDVLKAACPQELWINPQDAAKRSLKQGDLVRVYNDRGEVRVKVKVTPRILPGVVGLGEGAWYDPDGNRVDHAGSINVLTTQRPSPLAKGNPSHSNLVEVVKA
- the dmsD gene encoding Tat proofreading chaperone DmsD, whose product is MNELALNDVSVTARILGAAFYYSPDQVPEIIELLVSGEWVADWHYGSEEQKQGIAAEMAALQRDDETLDEAYQRLFIGPYALPSPPWGSVWLDKENVLFGESTLQLRKWMQANQIDIHLTQNEPEDHFGLLMMMVAWVAEHQPENLSELLGKHILPWGLLYLGKMQEKGDSPFYVGLSKLAHLTLVAWQDSMNIEADKKLIFYR
- a CDS encoding DmsC/YnfH family molybdoenzyme membrane anchor subunit yields the protein MGAGIHEWPLMFFTVIGQSVAGAFIVMAAVLLSGKLSPELNRKVHYSMFGLWVLMGIGFLLSTMHMGTPLRAFNAFNRLGASSLSNEIASGAIFFAFGGLYWLLAVLNKMPAALGKLWLVVVAVLAAIFVVATSRVYQIPTVPTWNNSYTMINFVLTAFLGGPILAALLLRVAGFDLQCIRRLPALSAIALLVSAAAAISQGFDLASIETAVQKATDLVPDYGFLMDIKIVAVAMGLGCWIMPLIAKRNPSVINLGIGTLLVLAGEIVGRGVFYGLHMTVGMAVN
- a CDS encoding DMSO/selenate family reductase complex B subunit: MSTQYGFYIDSSRCTGCKTCELACKDFKNLSPEVNFRRIYEYAGGDWTEQDGVYGQNVFAYYLSISCNHCDDPACAKVCPSGAMHKREDGFVVVDEEVCIGCRYCSMACPYGAPQFDQEKGHMTKCDGCYERVAEGKKPICVESCPLRALDMAPIEELRAKYGDLAEIAPLPSAEYTHPNIVLKLNANSKPVGDTTGHLANPEEV